In the genome of Opitutia bacterium KCR 482, one region contains:
- a CDS encoding LUD domain-containing protein, with translation MDKNAFINTVKDAEKSRPKAELPKFSKEDTVSNPAIAGTPKEAFVRNFLASHGNVVESAEALVAFLKDKGCKRGVADAKIDNTFGLENFFKLDREFDRNNPDEYDFGISKASMAIAESGAIVLKDKDTADRLDTIAPWIHVAVLKESDIEQTIYDALEKTVDCPYAIYVAAPSKTTDVEGVLVEGVHGPGCQVCLIVK, from the coding sequence ATGGATAAAAACGCTTTTATAAACACGGTAAAAGACGCGGAAAAATCGCGCCCGAAAGCCGAACTTCCCAAGTTTTCGAAGGAGGACACGGTGTCGAACCCCGCAATCGCGGGAACGCCGAAAGAGGCGTTTGTGCGGAACTTTCTGGCAAGCCACGGAAACGTGGTCGAAAGCGCGGAAGCGCTGGTTGCATTCCTCAAAGACAAGGGCTGTAAACGGGGAGTCGCCGACGCAAAAATCGACAATACATTCGGACTGGAAAACTTCTTCAAACTCGACAGGGAGTTCGACCGCAACAACCCCGACGAATACGACTTCGGAATCAGCAAAGCGTCGATGGCAATAGCCGAAAGCGGCGCAATAGTGCTAAAAGACAAGGATACCGCCGACAGACTCGATACAATCGCGCCGTGGATACACGTCGCAGTGCTGAAAGAAAGCGATATCGAACAAACGATATACGACGCGCTCGAAAAGACGGTGGATTGCCCCTACGCAATATACGTCGCCGCCCCGTCAAAAACGACCGACGTCGAGGGAGTGCTCGTGGAGGGCGTGCACGGCCCAGGCTGCCAAGTCTGCCTGATTGTAAAATAA
- a CDS encoding lactate utilization protein B: MALQPIDKFCETLDPVVKNAVMLASVGSTVAREKILNAAYPEEGKTEYLRELANKIKSLKPSENLEKAVASLEANGVKVLFAKDAEEARNIILGILREKNAKNVVKVKSMTTEEIELNAFLEKNGVEAVETDLGELIIQIDGERPSHIVKPAIHRRRDDIAKSFEKHNIAPYDDEPTHITLNARKYLRKKYFNADVVISGANYVLAKEGAIVLATNEGNSRFSMAGAKTHIAIAGFEKVIPSARELSVFLNLLARSATGQHSTVYTDFVAGAGSAKNSPSEMYVVFLDNGRSKILGSEFADILKCMRCGACMNRCPVFRLVGGHAYRAVYPGPLGIVLSPLLAKDPSKYADLPKACSLCGACADVCPAKIPLPDLILKMRDKMKREKMKVANDINFKGWAVLASSPKLWRTVMPLNKLANLIPLDLFKVGPLGRWLKTRTLPKFKGGNFRKWFSKNG, translated from the coding sequence ATGGCCCTCCAACCCATAGACAAATTCTGCGAAACGCTCGACCCGGTGGTCAAAAACGCGGTGATGCTTGCAAGCGTGGGAAGCACGGTCGCGAGGGAGAAAATCCTCAACGCGGCGTACCCCGAAGAGGGCAAAACAGAATATCTGCGCGAGCTTGCAAACAAAATAAAGTCGCTCAAGCCCTCCGAAAATCTCGAAAAGGCGGTGGCGTCGCTCGAAGCAAACGGCGTCAAAGTGCTCTTCGCAAAAGACGCGGAGGAGGCGCGAAACATTATCCTCGGCATTCTCAGGGAAAAGAACGCAAAGAACGTCGTCAAAGTGAAATCAATGACGACGGAGGAAATCGAACTCAATGCGTTCCTTGAAAAGAACGGCGTGGAGGCGGTCGAAACCGACCTCGGCGAGCTGATTATCCAAATCGACGGCGAAAGACCCTCGCACATCGTAAAGCCCGCAATCCACAGACGGCGCGACGACATCGCAAAGTCTTTCGAAAAACACAACATCGCCCCCTACGACGACGAGCCGACACACATCACGCTCAACGCCAGAAAATACCTCCGCAAAAAATATTTCAATGCGGACGTCGTCATAAGCGGCGCAAACTACGTCCTCGCAAAAGAGGGCGCGATTGTGCTTGCAACAAACGAAGGCAATTCAAGATTCTCGATGGCGGGAGCAAAAACGCATATTGCAATAGCGGGCTTCGAAAAGGTTATACCGTCGGCGCGGGAACTCTCGGTGTTCCTCAACCTGCTCGCAAGGAGCGCGACGGGACAGCATAGCACGGTGTATACCGACTTCGTCGCGGGCGCGGGCAGCGCGAAAAACAGCCCGTCCGAAATGTACGTCGTGTTCCTCGACAACGGCAGAAGCAAAATCCTCGGAAGCGAATTCGCCGACATTCTCAAATGCATGCGCTGCGGCGCGTGCATGAACCGCTGCCCCGTGTTCAGACTCGTCGGCGGACACGCATACCGCGCAGTCTACCCGGGGCCGCTGGGAATCGTGCTTTCGCCGCTGCTTGCAAAAGACCCGTCGAAATACGCAGACCTCCCCAAAGCGTGCTCGCTCTGCGGCGCATGCGCGGACGTCTGCCCCGCGAAAATCCCCCTGCCCGACCTCATTCTGAAAATGCGCGACAAAATGAAGCGCGAAAAGATGAAAGTGGCAAACGACATCAACTTCAAGGGCTGGGCGGTGCTGGCGTCGTCGCCGAAACTGTGGCGGACGGTCATGCCGCTCAACAAACTCGCCAACCTGATTCCGCTCGATTTGTTCAAGGTCGGGCCGCTCGGCAGGTGGCTTAAAACACGCACTCTCCCGAAATTCAAGGGAGGCAATTTCAGAAAATGGTTCTCTAAAAATGGATAA
- a CDS encoding (Fe-S)-binding protein has translation MYTPPSDRIRGGRVNFMATCLCDSIFADAAQCAVSVLRKFGAEVELPKNQTCCGQPAFNSGDFASARKVIASTIRAFSENDYPIVVPSASCAAMLFHSAKIAFRDEPQAERDAVDAFAKRVWEFCDYLVNALGVEKIGGHLDAKIALHNSCHGRGSGTPAALRKLLESIDGVKILDFENSDSCCGFGGTFSVVFPQISSEMGLAKVRAIGAANPDLVVAADTSCLLHQKGIADRNNIKYPARHAAQVFVQAMGGNE, from the coding sequence ATGTACACACCTCCATCTGACAGAATCAGGGGCGGGCGCGTGAACTTCATGGCGACCTGCCTGTGCGATTCGATTTTCGCCGACGCCGCGCAATGCGCGGTTTCGGTTCTCCGAAAATTCGGTGCGGAAGTCGAACTCCCGAAAAACCAGACTTGCTGCGGACAGCCCGCCTTCAACAGCGGCGACTTCGCAAGCGCGCGCAAGGTAATTGCAAGCACAATCAGGGCGTTTTCCGAAAACGACTACCCGATTGTAGTGCCCAGCGCGTCGTGCGCGGCAATGCTGTTCCACTCGGCGAAAATCGCCTTCCGCGACGAACCGCAGGCGGAGCGCGACGCGGTAGACGCCTTCGCGAAACGCGTGTGGGAATTTTGCGACTACCTCGTAAACGCGCTCGGCGTCGAAAAAATCGGCGGACATCTCGACGCGAAAATCGCGTTGCACAATTCGTGCCACGGGCGCGGCAGCGGCACGCCCGCCGCGCTCCGCAAGCTGCTTGAATCGATAGACGGGGTGAAAATTCTCGACTTCGAAAATTCCGACTCATGCTGCGGATTCGGCGGAACGTTCTCCGTGGTGTTCCCGCAAATTTCGTCCGAAATGGGGCTTGCGAAAGTGCGGGCAATCGGCGCGGCAAATCCCGACCTCGTGGTGGCGGCGGATACGTCGTGCCTGCTCCATCAAAAGGGAATCGCCGACAGAAACAACATCAAATACCCCGCCCGACACGCGGCGCAGGTCTTTGTACAGGCGATGGGAGGAAACGAATAA
- a CDS encoding 23S rRNA (pseudouridine(1915)-N(3))-methyltransferase RlmH translates to MLKLVVVGKVKNRALAEICADFADRLKRFGGIEIAELKDSTPERECEKILESLKNFRGKVYVMSEEGKTFTSRGFSKRLEDDELAGGSAFVIGSAYGLADEVKKRADVLMSMSPMTFTHEFARAILLEQIYRAKTITAKTGYHH, encoded by the coding sequence ATGCTGAAACTCGTGGTTGTAGGCAAAGTGAAAAACCGCGCGCTTGCGGAAATCTGCGCCGACTTCGCCGACAGGCTCAAACGCTTCGGCGGAATCGAAATTGCGGAGTTAAAAGACTCGACACCGGAGCGCGAATGTGAAAAAATCTTGGAATCCTTGAAAAATTTTCGTGGAAAAGTCTATGTAATGTCGGAAGAGGGAAAAACGTTCACGTCGCGCGGCTTTTCGAAACGGCTTGAAGACGACGAGCTGGCGGGCGGAAGCGCGTTCGTAATCGGCAGCGCGTACGGGCTTGCCGACGAGGTGAAAAAACGCGCCGACGTGCTGATGTCGATGTCGCCGATGACGTTCACGCACGAATTCGCGCGGGCGATTCTTCTCGAACAAATTTACAGGGCAAAAACAATCACGGCAAAAACGGGATACCACCACTAA
- a CDS encoding quinone-dependent dihydroorotate dehydrogenase, with product MDVFYEKIMRPILFSQNPEFAHDMALKAMQVVSAVPPLRMAMEYLNLVKTQKPVKVFGLEFPNRVGLAAGFDKDAYVWRAAPAFGFGHVEIGTVSKLKQAGNPKPRMFRYPFAEAVVNSCGFPNDGAEEISKRLASVLDGNRSLTKKCPLGVNIGKSKITPLEEAAEDYLFSFNALADYADFFVINVSSPNTPELRKLQGREFLPNLLGTVNSANIDRSKKLGVPRIPIILKIAPDLTFAEIDSILSVLFELKLDGICATNTTINRDAYPQMEKNGGMSGAPLFEKSLEIVKYISQATDGKLPIIGVGGITNADRAGRMMNAGASLVQIYTGMIYRGPFYARSLAKSLLWRDCNWL from the coding sequence ATGGACGTTTTTTACGAAAAAATCATGAGGCCGATTCTGTTTTCGCAGAATCCCGAATTTGCCCACGATATGGCACTCAAAGCCATGCAGGTTGTCTCCGCAGTTCCCCCGCTGAGAATGGCGATGGAATACCTCAACCTCGTCAAAACGCAAAAACCCGTAAAGGTTTTCGGGCTTGAATTTCCCAACCGCGTCGGGCTTGCCGCGGGCTTCGACAAAGACGCGTACGTCTGGCGCGCCGCGCCCGCATTCGGCTTCGGACACGTCGAAATCGGCACGGTCTCGAAACTCAAACAGGCGGGGAACCCCAAGCCGCGCATGTTCCGCTACCCCTTCGCCGAGGCGGTCGTAAACTCGTGCGGATTTCCGAACGACGGCGCGGAGGAAATCTCCAAAAGGCTCGCATCGGTTCTCGACGGCAACCGCTCGCTGACGAAAAAATGCCCGCTCGGCGTAAATATCGGGAAGTCGAAAATCACCCCCCTCGAAGAGGCGGCGGAAGACTACCTTTTCAGCTTCAACGCCCTTGCCGACTATGCCGACTTCTTTGTAATCAACGTCAGCAGCCCGAACACTCCCGAACTCCGCAAATTGCAGGGCAGGGAATTTCTGCCCAACCTCTTGGGCACGGTAAATTCGGCGAACATAGACCGTTCCAAAAAACTCGGCGTTCCGCGAATCCCGATAATTCTGAAAATCGCGCCCGATTTGACCTTTGCGGAAATCGACTCAATCCTCTCCGTGCTCTTCGAGTTGAAGCTCGACGGCATTTGCGCCACGAACACGACAATCAACCGCGACGCCTACCCGCAAATGGAAAAGAACGGCGGCATGAGCGGCGCGCCGCTTTTCGAGAAGTCGCTCGAAATCGTGAAATACATCTCGCAGGCGACCGACGGAAAACTGCCGATTATCGGCGTGGGCGGCATTACCAACGCCGACAGGGCGGGACGCATGATGAACGCGGGGGCAAGTCTTGTTCAAATCTATACGGGAATGATTTACAGAGGGCCGTTCTATGCGCGTTCCCTCGCGAAATCACTGCTGTGGCGGGATTGCAACTGGCTCTGA
- a CDS encoding alkaline phosphatase D family protein, whose product MKTTATTSILLAAAICAHAEISTMAGFADVREAAVWARFDTPAANASAQFFESKNPEKKFDAKILPIGGAQNPAVAKIALEGLSPSTEYTYVVSDGKSSSAGKIATAPDYKGRTPPPDFSFVVLGANHVNDPKFDEPFRTPGGDFEILDAAKNKSPAFALWVGAQNVYRHADSASRFAMASRLADFRAFKPARALLNSQANYGVLGANTLADSSVAGAKNHIDVFGEFWCNPQAAESSSRAYSFSYADADFFVLDDFSNSSNLDYKNDRPVRLGDAQMRWLFSALLNSKATFKFIVMNTPVANPVESPENFTFASRERNALLAFLSDKKIEGVIVLSAKKGYAEITRFIRAGAYPVFELSAGPLTDRPAKEITEMNYFRVPGSSVKARSFAQVKIEGAENNRAATLSFFDSKGERLFETTIKHSDLKKFD is encoded by the coding sequence ATGAAAACAACCGCAACGACCTCCATTCTGCTCGCCGCGGCGATTTGCGCCCACGCCGAAATCTCCACAATGGCGGGCTTCGCCGACGTCCGCGAAGCCGCCGTCTGGGCGCGTTTCGACACGCCCGCCGCAAACGCTTCGGCGCAATTCTTCGAATCGAAAAATCCCGAAAAAAAGTTCGACGCGAAAATCCTGCCGATTGGCGGTGCGCAGAACCCCGCGGTCGCGAAAATCGCGCTTGAAGGGCTGTCCCCCTCGACGGAGTACACTTATGTTGTCTCCGACGGCAAAAGCTCTTCGGCGGGAAAAATCGCCACAGCTCCCGACTACAAGGGACGCACGCCCCCGCCCGACTTCTCTTTTGTCGTGCTCGGAGCAAACCACGTCAACGATCCCAAGTTCGACGAGCCTTTCAGAACCCCCGGCGGCGATTTCGAAATTCTCGACGCCGCGAAGAACAAGTCGCCCGCGTTCGCGCTTTGGGTAGGCGCGCAGAACGTTTACAGGCATGCCGACTCCGCCTCGCGCTTTGCCATGGCGTCGCGGCTTGCCGATTTCCGCGCGTTCAAGCCCGCCCGCGCCCTGCTGAACTCGCAGGCGAACTACGGCGTTTTAGGCGCGAACACGCTTGCCGACTCCTCCGTTGCGGGCGCGAAAAACCACATCGACGTTTTCGGCGAATTTTGGTGCAACCCGCAAGCCGCCGAAAGCTCCTCCCGCGCGTACTCGTTCTCCTATGCCGACGCCGACTTCTTCGTTCTCGACGACTTCTCGAACAGTTCGAACCTCGACTACAAAAACGACCGCCCCGTAAGGCTCGGCGACGCGCAGATGCGCTGGCTTTTCTCCGCCCTGCTCAACTCCAAGGCGACTTTCAAATTCATTGTGATGAACACACCTGTCGCAAACCCCGTGGAAAGCCCCGAAAATTTCACGTTTGCGAGCCGCGAGCGCAACGCCCTCTTGGCGTTCCTCTCCGACAAGAAGATAGAGGGTGTCATCGTGCTTTCCGCAAAAAAAGGTTATGCCGAAATCACGCGTTTCATTCGCGCTGGCGCGTACCCTGTTTTCGAGCTTTCCGCCGGCCCGCTAACCGACCGCCCCGCCAAGGAAATTACCGAGATGAACTATTTCAGGGTCCCCGGAAGTTCCGTTAAAGCCCGCTCCTTTGCTCAGGTGAAAATTGAAGGCGCCGAGAACAACCGCGCCGCAACCCTCTCTTTCTTCGACTCCAAAGGCGAGCGTCTCTTCGAAACCACTATAAAGCATTCCGACCTCAAAAAATTCGACTGA
- a CDS encoding isoprenylcysteine carboxylmethyltransferase family protein: MKILSKTVKIAMFAPFAWVALVPLTILSFTRFSAASLDDARLYLGLALIVIGASFCAAVGILFARSPHFGKSTLFRDSPDLVVSGPFAYVRNPMPLGVFMIIAGEAFLFGSLWVGAWGVLFLIAEHFYLKRVEEPSLAARFGHGYLEYYRNVPRWFPRSTPWKPSILP, translated from the coding sequence GTGAAAATATTGTCGAAAACCGTAAAAATTGCGATGTTCGCGCCCTTCGCGTGGGTTGCGCTCGTACCGCTTACGATACTGTCGTTCACGCGGTTTTCGGCGGCGTCGCTCGACGACGCGCGGCTGTATTTGGGATTGGCGTTGATTGTAATAGGGGCGTCGTTTTGCGCGGCGGTAGGCATTCTGTTCGCGCGGTCGCCGCACTTCGGAAAATCTACGCTGTTCCGCGACTCGCCCGATCTCGTCGTTTCGGGGCCGTTTGCATACGTCCGCAACCCCATGCCGCTTGGCGTTTTCATGATAATCGCGGGCGAGGCGTTTTTGTTCGGCTCGCTGTGGGTCGGCGCGTGGGGAGTCCTGTTTTTGATTGCCGAGCATTTTTACTTGAAGCGCGTCGAAGAGCCGTCGCTTGCGGCGCGTTTCGGGCACGGCTACTTGGAGTATTACAGAAACGTTCCGCGCTGGTTTCCGCGCTCCACGCCGTGGAAGCCGTCGATTCTGCCGTAG
- the lpxD gene encoding UDP-3-O-(3-hydroxymyristoyl)glucosamine N-acyltransferase, translated as MNQKYPIKEIVKLFANPEISGNADAEISGIASLEKAKPTDLTFLGNKKYAHEVPTTKAGAVLLPRNYDGALPEGAAIVRVDDPSVELAKLCKIVEEALWPKPKAAIHPTAAIDPKAVIGKNVFIGPNVSICEGAVIGDGAVLQGNNYVGRFAKIGEDSFLFPTAVVMDYCELGKRVRLQPGAVIGSDGYGYVFVDGKHVKVPQVGKVVVEDDAEIGANTCIDRARFETTLVGAGTKIDNLVQVAHNVQIGKGALLVSQVGISGSTSVGDFAVLGGQVGVAGHLKIGAGAMIGGQSGVNGDIPPKSYMRGTPPRPYLKAHKIEILVGHLPELYDRVKDVEKHLGIEKKTFGTNK; from the coding sequence ATGAACCAGAAATATCCCATAAAAGAAATCGTCAAGCTCTTCGCAAACCCCGAAATTTCGGGCAATGCGGACGCCGAAATTTCGGGAATCGCAAGCCTCGAAAAGGCGAAGCCGACCGACCTGACTTTCCTCGGCAACAAAAAATACGCCCACGAAGTGCCCACCACAAAGGCGGGCGCGGTTCTCCTGCCCCGCAACTACGACGGCGCGCTCCCCGAAGGCGCGGCAATCGTGCGCGTGGACGACCCGTCGGTAGAGCTTGCCAAGCTCTGCAAAATCGTGGAGGAGGCTCTCTGGCCCAAGCCCAAGGCGGCTATCCACCCGACAGCCGCAATCGACCCCAAGGCGGTTATCGGCAAAAACGTGTTCATAGGCCCCAACGTCTCAATTTGCGAGGGCGCGGTTATCGGCGACGGCGCGGTCTTGCAGGGCAACAACTACGTCGGCAGATTCGCGAAAATCGGCGAAGACTCCTTCCTCTTCCCGACAGCGGTTGTCATGGACTACTGCGAGCTTGGCAAGCGCGTGCGACTGCAACCCGGGGCGGTTATCGGCTCGGACGGCTACGGCTACGTCTTCGTGGACGGCAAACACGTCAAAGTGCCGCAGGTCGGCAAGGTGGTCGTGGAAGACGACGCTGAAATCGGCGCAAACACCTGCATAGACAGGGCGCGTTTCGAAACTACTCTCGTCGGCGCGGGAACGAAAATCGACAACCTCGTTCAGGTTGCCCACAACGTGCAAATCGGCAAGGGCGCGCTGCTGGTCTCGCAGGTCGGAATTTCGGGAAGCACCTCGGTTGGCGACTTCGCCGTGCTCGGCGGACAGGTCGGCGTCGCGGGGCACTTGAAAATCGGCGCGGGCGCGATGATTGGCGGGCAAAGCGGCGTCAACGGCGACATTCCCCCGAAATCGTACATGCGCGGCACGCCTCCCCGCCCCTACCTCAAAGCGCACAAAATCGAAATTCTCGTGGGGCACCTCCCCGAACTTTACGACAGAGTCAAGGACGTCGAAAAACATCTCGGAATCGAGAAAAAAACTTTCGGCACAAACAAATAG
- a CDS encoding HDIG domain-containing metalloprotein, with amino-acid sequence MLNNFKNYRAERAKRKILSQDPKKSKFRKLNFAAICGVVLAMSALVYGICFVNKAPTIPHMVSKSKMAQVQVISPFDFSYKSEIQTQLNRERNAEKIPPYYKTNAASIAAESNNIKKLTSILSENRKKFDGLDEAEKKSGKFFGEISAEIRKSANISVSPYDIKTIYERTSAENMARTFNQTAFHLENILRDGIYADGDAIFSTNAGMPLDLQGGLNASGLRAGDSNILEMFKLRAVSESDARREFLEKVKTLGLSEQLAYALYRTMNQALRPNVEFDEENTKKRRDEARSKVGDVIVKIRAGDTLVDSDTTPSPLITEKIKAYKAELQKRGTTSTLKTSSVEFIFCLLLMTMGALFLVISKTQKNRRPRTIAIFCTLLLLNLALERTLVEMSNAEYFDSNTPMMQILAYVAPIMLGPIIQVLLFGSYTGFIMALMVAALTTAMVGEGIIYFAIFLASALVAIYFCAGASTRPQVILGGVIYGLFIAAISFVIGNCVGLSISIVWRQSLLAVGSGALTGLVALAVLPLVERIFNRYSNITLLDYTDFNNPLLRRLQIEAPGTYHHSVMVSYLAEAAAVAVNANPMVCRVGSLYHDIGKIQKPEFFTENQGGGKNAHDEKNPSMSALIIKNHIREGAEIAKIAKLPKQITDAIDQHHGKSIVSYFYYKAQEMAKANGIKDPLQALRDAGIEESTYRYEGTLPQTVENAIIMIADSCEAASRSLKHITQHGIEEKVSSIIRSKMTDGQLDECPITVKQLSKIKSSIVATMLNMLHTRVAYINDKQ; translated from the coding sequence ATGCTAAACAATTTCAAAAATTACAGGGCGGAGCGCGCAAAGCGCAAAATCCTCTCGCAAGACCCCAAGAAGTCGAAATTCAGAAAGCTGAACTTCGCGGCGATTTGCGGCGTGGTGCTTGCCATGTCCGCGCTCGTCTACGGAATCTGCTTCGTAAACAAAGCGCCGACAATTCCGCACATGGTCTCGAAAAGCAAGATGGCGCAGGTGCAGGTAATTTCGCCGTTCGACTTTTCCTACAAAAGCGAAATCCAGACGCAGCTCAACCGCGAGCGCAACGCGGAGAAAATCCCGCCCTACTACAAGACCAACGCGGCGTCGATTGCGGCGGAATCGAACAACATAAAAAAGCTGACGTCGATACTCTCCGAAAACCGCAAAAAATTCGACGGCCTCGACGAAGCCGAAAAAAAGTCGGGCAAATTCTTCGGTGAAATCTCGGCGGAAATCAGGAAAAGCGCAAACATTTCTGTGTCGCCCTACGACATCAAGACAATCTACGAGCGCACCTCGGCGGAAAACATGGCGAGGACTTTCAACCAGACCGCATTCCACCTCGAAAACATTCTGCGCGACGGCATCTACGCCGACGGCGACGCGATTTTCTCGACGAACGCGGGCATGCCGCTCGACCTGCAAGGCGGACTCAACGCATCGGGGCTTCGCGCGGGAGATTCCAACATCTTGGAGATGTTCAAACTCAGAGCCGTGAGCGAGTCCGACGCCCGCAGGGAGTTCCTCGAAAAGGTGAAGACGCTCGGGCTTAGCGAACAGCTCGCCTACGCGCTCTACCGCACGATGAACCAAGCCCTCCGCCCGAACGTCGAATTCGACGAGGAAAACACGAAAAAACGCCGCGACGAAGCCCGAAGCAAAGTAGGCGACGTTATCGTGAAAATCCGCGCGGGCGACACGCTTGTAGACTCAGACACAACACCCTCGCCGCTAATCACCGAAAAAATCAAGGCGTACAAGGCGGAGCTTCAAAAGCGCGGCACGACATCGACGCTCAAAACAAGCTCGGTCGAATTCATTTTCTGCCTGCTGCTGATGACGATGGGCGCGCTGTTTTTGGTAATCAGCAAGACGCAAAAGAACAGGCGTCCGCGCACGATTGCAATTTTCTGCACACTGCTTCTGCTAAACCTCGCGCTCGAACGCACGCTCGTTGAAATGAGCAATGCGGAGTACTTCGACTCGAACACGCCCATGATGCAAATCCTCGCGTACGTCGCCCCGATTATGCTCGGCCCGATTATCCAAGTGCTGCTGTTCGGCTCTTACACGGGCTTCATCATGGCGTTGATGGTGGCGGCTCTAACAACGGCGATGGTCGGCGAAGGCATTATATACTTTGCGATATTTCTGGCGTCGGCGCTCGTCGCAATCTACTTCTGCGCGGGGGCTTCGACCCGCCCGCAGGTGATTTTGGGGGGCGTCATTTACGGGCTGTTCATCGCGGCGATTTCGTTCGTCATAGGCAACTGCGTAGGGCTTTCGATTTCGATTGTTTGGAGGCAGTCGCTCTTGGCGGTAGGCTCCGGCGCGTTGACGGGGCTTGTGGCGCTCGCGGTTCTGCCGCTCGTGGAAAGAATCTTCAACCGGTACTCGAACATAACGCTGCTCGACTACACCGACTTCAACAACCCGCTCCTCCGCCGCCTGCAAATAGAAGCCCCCGGAACATACCACCACAGCGTAATGGTCTCGTATCTTGCGGAGGCGGCGGCGGTCGCCGTCAACGCGAACCCGATGGTCTGCCGCGTAGGCTCGCTCTACCACGACATCGGGAAAATCCAGAAGCCCGAATTTTTCACCGAAAACCAAGGCGGCGGCAAGAACGCCCACGACGAAAAGAATCCGTCGATGAGCGCGTTAATCATCAAAAACCACATTCGCGAGGGCGCGGAAATCGCGAAAATCGCAAAGCTTCCCAAGCAGATTACAGACGCGATTGACCAGCACCACGGCAAGTCGATAGTGTCGTACTTCTACTACAAGGCGCAGGAAATGGCGAAGGCAAACGGAATCAAAGACCCCTTGCAGGCTCTGCGCGACGCGGGAATCGAGGAAAGCACGTACCGCTACGAGGGCACTCTGCCGCAAACAGTGGAAAACGCAATCATCATGATTGCCGACTCGTGCGAGGCGGCGTCGAGGTCGCTCAAACACATCACACAGCACGGAATCGAGGAAAAGGTAAGCTCGATAATCCGCTCGAAAATGACCGACGGGCAGCTCGACGAATGCCCGATTACCGTAAAACAGCTTTCGAAAATCAAGAGCAGCATCGTAGCGACAATGCTGAACATGCTCCACACGAGAGTCGCCTACATCAACGACAAGCAATGA
- a CDS encoding PhoH family protein — MKKTLTFETAHKLAELYANRYENLELAEEKFGVELVARDGWLTIEGVKKKAELAEKFFDTMCAARKQGLRIGNNDFRNMLDRAASGKIDDIIRVFDKPIIVDLKRKSIVPKNINQKNYLKAVLENDVVFGVGPAGTGKTYLAVAAALKLLRDKRVERVVLTRPAVEAGEALGFLPGDLQEKLLPYLRPLYDAMNDMLGAEETLALVERQIVEIAPLAYMRGRTLSNAFVILDEAQNTSHEQMMMFLTRLGENSKMAITGDITQIDLPRNKKSGLVDALETLDGVDGVKIFRFDAGDVIRHPLVTKIVAAYDSKKQC; from the coding sequence ATGAAGAAAACCCTCACATTCGAGACGGCGCACAAGCTCGCCGAACTGTACGCAAACAGATACGAAAACCTCGAACTTGCGGAGGAAAAATTCGGCGTGGAGCTCGTCGCGCGCGACGGCTGGCTGACAATCGAGGGCGTCAAGAAAAAGGCGGAGCTTGCCGAAAAATTTTTCGACACAATGTGCGCCGCCCGCAAACAGGGTCTGCGCATAGGCAACAACGACTTCCGCAACATGCTAGACCGCGCCGCGTCGGGAAAAATCGACGACATTATCCGCGTGTTCGATAAGCCGATTATCGTAGACTTAAAGCGCAAGAGCATTGTCCCCAAAAACATAAACCAGAAAAACTACCTAAAAGCCGTTCTCGAAAACGACGTCGTTTTCGGCGTGGGCCCCGCGGGGACGGGCAAGACCTATTTGGCGGTCGCCGCAGCCCTGAAACTTTTGAGGGACAAGCGTGTCGAAAGGGTGGTTCTGACGCGCCCCGCGGTCGAGGCGGGGGAGGCTCTCGGCTTCCTGCCGGGGGATTTGCAGGAGAAGCTGCTGCCCTACCTGCGCCCGCTCTACGACGCAATGAACGACATGCTCGGCGCGGAGGAAACCCTCGCGCTCGTCGAACGGCAGATTGTCGAAATTGCGCCGCTTGCGTACATGCGCGGGCGCACGCTTTCAAACGCGTTTGTAATCCTCGACGAAGCGCAAAACACTTCGCACGAACAAATGATGATGTTTTTGACAAGGCTCGGCGAAAATTCCAAAATGGCGATTACAGGCGACATCACGCAAATCGACCTGCCCCGCAACAAAAAATCGGGGCTTGTCGACGCGCTCGAAACGCTCGACGGCGTGGACGGCGTAAAAATATTCCGCTTCGACGCGGGCGACGTAATCAGACACCCGCTCGTTACGAAAATAGTGGCGGCGTACGACTCTAAAAAACAATGCTAA